The Bombus huntii isolate Logan2020A chromosome 1, iyBomHunt1.1, whole genome shotgun sequence genome contains a region encoding:
- the LOC126869890 gene encoding band 3 anion transport protein isoform X1 — MPEAAANSSGKSFLQRASGKVLRWLRRSLRTSHQVDGHGAETGPELDEEMEKVFAMDTGEKFDVALLGSPSESAGSDRDRERGPSSRYGDRDFNQHRKRSYPHPHMPLKSLHSRSMRRHLSPEGSTTEVGPEEENGQVLTGNGGGQDTDTMDNGLYSSSVHNVDEETTEETENVASSESEAPISERAASGISDSPTIGSPRVQFEKIKEEEVPTFKRDEVPSVGVAVNHDEDRKCRRHQKHEHKRHHHKSRKYSLQEDPQWRKRSGAGLPDGSSVFTRRVSVQPEEASTLQELDIDDLESHRSDDPRGMRRHKAAHSTVQIGRKKEGGIPHDTFKKMYDHSPHEVFVQLDELYGMGEEREWRETARWIKYEEDVEEGADRWGRPHVASLSFHSLLNLRRCLETGVVLLDLEEKDLPGLAYRVVEQMVIEELILAEDRPVVMRALLLRHRHVHDHDRGFRFGGKRNYSSYTSLQSVCLEEEDAEREASENHVTQHNLNDTKPKIVSSNLALDSNHTVVDMKEELTYTSSNEDLKKSHNDYILKRIPAGAEATVVLVGAVDFLDQPTIAFVRLAEGVFIPSITEVTIPVRFMFTLLGPRNADLDYHEIGRSIATLMANTSFHKVAYKANERRELLSAINEFLDDSIVLPPGDWERQALLPFNELKAKSEAIRKRKAKALEDKTKQIQNEMAVKKALLAGEEEKKPPDDDDPLRRTRRPFGCLINDIKRRYPYYLSDFTDGLSSSCLAAAIFMYFAALCTAITFGGLMSDKTHNVIGISETLISGSWTGVVMALFSTQPLVIIGTTGPLLLFDESLYNFCLANGLEFLTVRVYVGIWMGIIALAIACVEGSVLVRLFTRFTEEIFTGLISILYIVETFIKLYNYFVKNPLLDEYSFIPETNETFYEELNVTEIKVVSPKTGEIISISSDKPQTLIPSHNAAGLLMNQPNTALMCTILCLGTFLGAYYLRIFRNSHYLGRSARRAFGDFGVPISIVVFALIDYLAKVKTEKLLVPEGLTPTMPDRDWIVSPAGIHKPIPLWMAMACIVPALLVYILVFMETQISELIIDKKERKLRKGNGYHMDIVVVCLMNVGCGLMGAPWCCAASVRSLTHVSAVTVMSRTHAPGDKPHIVEVKEQRVSALLVAVLIGISVLMAPLLRRVPMSVLLGVFLYMGISSTNGVQLFDRVKLFFMPVKHHGTANYVRRVQTYKMHIFTLVQILCLAILWIVKSTRAALALPFFLILMIPLRAQMRHFFTAAELRALDSKGSEHESTEDEPDFYEEAPLPG; from the exons GTCGACGGCCATGGCGCGGAAACGGGACCGGAGCTCGACGAGGAAATGGAGAAGGTTTTCGCGATGGACACCGGAGAGAAGTTCGACGTAGCCCTGCTCGGTTCACCCTCCGAATCGGCTGGATCCGATCGAGATCGAGAACGAGGACCATCGTCGCGATATGGAGATCGCGACTTCAACC AGCATCGGAAAAGAAGCTATCCCCATCCGCACATGCCCTTGAAAAGCCTTCATTCCAGGTCTATGCGACGACACCTTTCACC CGAAGGATCCACGACGGAGGTTGGCCCGGAAGAAGAGAACGGCCAGGTGTTGACAGGAAATGGCGGTGGACAAGATACGGACACGATGGACAACGGATTGTACTCGTCGAGTGTGCACAACGTGGATGAAGAGACGACCGAAGAAACGGAGAACGTAGCGAGCAGCGAGAGCGAGGCGCCGATCTCGGAGAGGGCTGCTTCCGGTATCAGCGACAGTCCCACCATTGGCAGTCCGCGAGTACAATTCGAAAAAATCAAGGAAGAGGAGGTGCCTACCTTCAAAAGGGACGAGGTACCGAGCGTAGGTGTAGCTGTGAACCACGACGAAGATCGCAAGTGTCGCAGGCATCAGAAACACGAGCACAA AAGACACCATCACAAGTCGCGCAAGTACTCGCTCCAAGAGGATCCGCAATGGAGGAAGCGATCGGGAGCCGGCCTCCCGGATGGCTCGAGCGTCTTCACCAGGAGAGTGAGCGTGCAACCGGAAGAGGCGAGTACCCTGCAGGAATTGGACATCGACGACCTGGAGTCGCACAGAAGCGACGATCCGCGGGGAATGAGGCGGCACAAGGCCGCCCATTCGACGGTGCAGATCGGCCGCAAAAAGGAAGGCGGCATACCTCACGATACTTTCAAGAAGATGTACGACCATTCGCCTCACGAGGTGTTCGTTCAGCTGGACGAACTGTACGGAATGGGCGAGGAGAGAGAATGGAGAGAAACAGCTCGGTGGATCAAATACGAGGAAGACGTGGAGGAAGGCGCGGACAGATGGGGCAGGCCCCACGTAGCCTCCTTGAGCTTCCACTCTCTGCTGAACCTACGTAGATGCCTGGAGACCGGCGTGGTCCTTCTGGATCTCGAGGAGAAGGATCTGCCCGGTCTGGCGTATAGGGTAGTCGAGCAAATGGTAATCGAGGAGCTGATTCTAGCGGAGGATAGGCCGGTAGTGATGAGAGCTCTGCTTCTCAGGCACAGGCACGTTCACGATCACGATCGTGGCTTCCGATTTGGCGGCAAACGCAACTATTCCAGCTACACCAGTCTACAG TCCGTCTGTCTGGAGGAAGAGGACGCTGAACGGGAAGCCTCTGAGAACCATGTAACCCAACAT AACCTGAACGACACGAAACCAAAGATCGTATCGTCGAACTTGGCCTTGGACAGCAACCACACGGTGGTCGATATGAAGGAGGAGCTGACGTACACGAGCAGCAACGAGGACTTGAAAAAGAGTCACAACGACTACATCCTGAAGAGGATCCCGGCTGGCGCCGAGGCGACGGTCGTGCTGGTCGGCGCGGTCGACTTTCTGGACCAACCGACGATCGCGTTCGTCAGGCTCGCCGAGGGTGTGTTCATTCCATCAATCACGGAAGTCACGATACCAGTAAGATTCATGTTCACGTTGCTGGGGCCGAGGAACGCTGACCTAGATTATCACGAAATCGGTAGATCGATCGCCACGCTGATGGCCAATACGTCGTTCCATAAAGTCGCGTACAAAGCAAACGAGAGACGCGAGCTTCTGTCCGCGATCAATGAATTCCTAGACGACTCGATCGTTCTGCCTCCTGGAGATTGGGAGAGACAGGCGTTGTTACCTTTTAACGAGCTGAAGGCGAAGAGCGAAGCCATAAGGAAGCGGAAGGCCAAAGCGCTCGAGGACAAGACCAAACAGATTCAGAACGAGATGGCTGTGAAGAAAG CTCTTCTTGCCGgcgaagaagagaagaaaccTCCCGATGACGACGATCCGCTTCGAAGAACCAGACGTCCGTTCGGTTGCCTCATCAACGATATCAAGAGACGCTATCCTTACTATCTGTCTGATTTCACCGATGGCTTGAGTTCGTCTTGCCTCGCAGCTGCTATCTTCATGTACTTCGCGGCCCTCTGCACGGCCATCACGTTCGGTGGCTTGATGAGCGACAAGACGCACAACGTTATCGGCATCTCCGAGACATTGATTTCTGGCTCGTGGACCGGGGTGGTGATGGCTTTGTTCTCCACTCAGCCACTGGTCATCATCGGCACGACCGGCCCCTTGTTGCTCTTCGACGAAAGCTTGTACAATTTCTGTCTCGCGAACGGACTAGAATTCCTGACCGTGAGAGTCTACGTCGGTATATGGATGGGCATCATAGCCTTGGCGATTGCCTGCGTGGAGGGATCCGTGCTGGTCAGACTCTTCACCCGGTTCACCGAAGAGATCTTCACGGGCTTAATCTCTATTCTTTATATCGTTGAAACGTTTATCAAATTGTACAATTACTTCGTGAAGAATCCGCTGCTAGACGAGTACAGTTTCATCCCCGAGACGAACGAAACGTTTTACGAAGAGCTGAACGTAACAGAGATCAAGGTCGTTTCCCCAAAGACCGGCGAAATAATTAGCATTTCATCGGACAAACCTCAAACTCTGATACCATCGCATAACGCCGCTGGCTTATTAATGAACCAACCAAACACGGCCTTGATGTGCACTATTTTGTGTCTCGGTACTTTTCTCGGTGCTTATTACCTGCGTATCTTCCGCAACAGTCATTACCTCGGACGAAGTGCTAGAAGAGCTTTCGGTGACTTCGGCGTGCCCATCAGTATTGTCGTATTCGCGTTGATCGATTATCTGGCCAAAGTGAAGACGGAGAAGCTACTGGTTCCGGAGGGTTTAACACCGACTATGCCCGATAGGGATTGGATCGTGTCACCAGCTGGCATACATAAACCTATTCCTCTATGGATGGCTATGGCTTGCATCGTGCCGGCATTGTTGGTTTATATTCTTGTTTTCATGGAGACTCAAATCTCCGA aCTCATCATCGATAAGAAAGAACGTAAATTACGGAAAGGTAACGGGTACCACATGGATATAGTGGTAGTGTGCTTAATGAACGTCGGCTGTGGTTTAATGGGCGCCCCGTGGTGTTGCGCTGCCTCGGTTCGATCGCTGACACACGTCTCGGCGGTGACGGTTATGTCTCGCACTCACGCTCCCGGAGATAAACCGCACATCGTCGAAGTGAAGGAGCAACGAGTGAGCGCCCTATTAGTCGCCGTGTTGATCGGCATAAGCGTGTTGATGGCGCCGCTTCTACGACGCGTACCAATGTCCGTCCTTCTGGGGGTGTTTCTCTACATGGGTATCTCCTCGACGAACGGTGTCCAACTGTTCGATCGTGTGAAATTGTTTTTCATGCCGGTGAAACACCATGGCACGGCTAATTACGTTCGGCGCGTACAAACGTACAAGATGCACATCTTCACCCTCGTACAAATTCTGTGCCTGGCTATACTGTGGATCGTGAAAAGTACCAGGGCGGCCTTGGCGCTTCCGTTCTTCCTGATTCTCATGATACCTCTACGAGCTCAGATGAGGCATTTTTTTACCGCCGCAGAGCTAAGggcactcgacagcaaagGATCGGAACACGAGAGTACCGAGGACGAGCCAGATTTCTACGAGGAAGCTCCGTTACCTGGTTAG